The Bacteroides acidifaciens genome includes a region encoding these proteins:
- a CDS encoding ECF transporter S component, with amino-acid sequence METSAKLYSLNYSNVKTYLFALLFIAGNIVLPQLCHLTPYGGPTLLPIYFFTLVAGYKYGFRVGLLTAILSPVINHLLFAMPSEAALPVILIKSTLLAGASALAARTLKSVSLLGVLGVVLSYQIIGTAFEWAILGNFHAAVQDFRIGIPGMLIQWFGGYALLKAIAKL; translated from the coding sequence ATGGAAACATCTGCCAAGCTCTACTCGCTGAATTACAGCAATGTAAAAACTTACTTGTTCGCTCTGCTGTTTATTGCAGGCAACATTGTACTTCCACAACTATGTCATCTTACACCTTACGGTGGTCCTACCCTACTGCCTATCTATTTTTTCACATTGGTTGCAGGCTATAAGTATGGATTCCGCGTAGGACTACTGACTGCGATTCTTTCTCCTGTTATTAACCATCTGTTGTTTGCCATGCCTTCAGAAGCCGCACTTCCGGTTATACTGATAAAATCCACTTTGCTCGCCGGAGCTTCCGCTCTCGCCGCACGAACACTGAAATCTGTCTCTTTATTGGGCGTTCTTGGTGTCGTACTCTCCTATCAGATCATAGGAACTGCTTTTGAATGGGCGATTCTCGGTAACTTCCATGCAGCGGTACAAGATTTCCGTATCGGTATTCCGGGAATGTTGATCCAGTGGTTTGGTGGCTATGCCCTGTTAAAAG
- a CDS encoding polyphosphate kinase 2 family protein — translation MKKDILKDLLAKPGKQHSVSDFDPSFTGKLSKQDAKDQLAQDIEKLSELQSMLYAQDRYSILIIFQAMDAAGKDGTIKHVMSGINPQGCQVFSFKQPSAEELDHDYLWRINRCLPERGRIGIFNRSHYEDVLIAKVHPEIILSGKLPGIETVKDIVPDFWKRRYRQINDFERYLTENGTVVLKFFLNVSKAEQKKRFMERLDDKAKNWKFSSADVKERQFWDEYMKAYADVLTETSTELAPWYVIPADNKWFMRYAVGRIICDRMKQLDLHYPKLSEEGLRKLEECKKSVSDINF, via the coding sequence ATGAAAAAGGACATTTTAAAAGACCTGCTTGCCAAACCCGGAAAGCAACATTCCGTTTCCGATTTTGATCCGTCATTCACTGGCAAACTATCCAAACAGGATGCCAAAGACCAATTGGCACAGGACATAGAGAAACTTTCCGAACTGCAAAGCATGCTCTACGCACAGGATCGCTACTCAATTCTTATTATCTTTCAGGCCATGGACGCGGCCGGAAAAGACGGAACAATCAAACACGTCATGTCCGGCATCAACCCGCAAGGATGCCAAGTGTTTTCGTTCAAACAGCCTTCTGCCGAAGAACTGGATCACGATTATCTCTGGCGTATCAACCGTTGCCTGCCGGAAAGAGGACGAATCGGAATCTTCAACCGTTCTCACTATGAAGACGTGCTTATCGCCAAAGTGCATCCCGAAATTATACTGTCCGGCAAATTGCCGGGTATAGAAACCGTCAAAGACATTGTCCCTGACTTCTGGAAACGCCGTTACCGGCAAATCAATGATTTCGAACGTTATCTGACGGAAAACGGAACTGTTGTCCTGAAATTCTTCCTGAATGTATCAAAAGCCGAACAGAAAAAGCGCTTTATGGAAAGATTGGATGACAAAGCCAAAAACTGGAAATTCTCTTCCGCAGATGTCAAGGAACGCCAGTTTTGGGATGAGTATATGAAAGCCTATGCAGATGTACTGACCGAAACATCTACCGAACTGGCTCCGTGGTACGTAATCCCCGCCGACAATAAATGGTTCATGCGCTACGCAGTAGGGCGGATTATCTGCGACCGGATGAAACAACTGGACTTGCATTACCCCAAACTATCCGAAGAAGGATTAAGGAAGCTGGAAGAATGTAAGAAAAGTGTATCCGATATTAACTTCTGA
- a CDS encoding methylated-DNA--[protein]-cysteine S-methyltransferase codes for MQYIYKYQSPIGGITIASDGNFLTGLWFDGQKYFAASLSPEHEEKALPVFEQAKEWLDCYFSGKNPGFMPDIHLEGTPFRLSVWKILKEIPYGKVITYKDIAKEIARRNGLPSMSTQAVGNAVGHNPVSIIIPCHRVVSCNGSLTGYAGGISKKIELLTLEQADMTNLFVPKKGTAL; via the coding sequence ATGCAATACATTTACAAATATCAGTCCCCTATCGGCGGAATAACAATCGCAAGTGACGGTAATTTCTTGACAGGTTTGTGGTTTGACGGGCAGAAATATTTTGCCGCTTCGTTGTCTCCTGAACATGAAGAAAAAGCATTGCCTGTATTTGAGCAAGCCAAAGAATGGCTCGATTGCTATTTCAGCGGAAAGAATCCCGGCTTCATGCCTGACATACACTTGGAAGGCACTCCTTTCCGTCTCTCCGTATGGAAAATATTAAAAGAAATCCCTTACGGCAAAGTCATTACGTACAAGGATATTGCCAAAGAAATAGCCCGCCGGAACGGACTGCCGTCCATGTCAACGCAAGCGGTAGGCAATGCGGTGGGACACAATCCGGTTAGCATTATCATACCCTGCCACCGGGTTGTAAGTTGCAACGGCAGCCTGACAGGATATGCAGGCGGTATTTCTAAAAAGATAGAGTTGCTCACTCTCGAACAGGCGGATATGACAAACCTGTTCGTACCAAAGAAAGGGACGGCACTATAA